Proteins encoded by one window of Streptomyces sp. ALI-76-A:
- a CDS encoding LysR family transcriptional regulator → MIEARRLHILRAVADHRTVTAAAAALYLTPSAVSQQLTALEQETGHRLVERGAKGVRLTPAGEILLRHTHAVLAQLERAGAELAAYGSGQAGTVTVASFATGIALVVAPAVTRLAGTAPGIRIRVQDAEGDASLPMVLDRQVDVAVAVEYRGAPRADDPRLAHVPLYAEPFDAVVPVSHRLADADEVPLAELAKDPWIGPYPGNPCHEVVVLACEGAGFQPRLEHSSDDFRAVVALASADVGVALVPRSALRGMDLTGVVVRPVDGVAPTRRVFAAVRRGAEEHPLIRPVLDALEAAAPM, encoded by the coding sequence ATGATCGAAGCGCGGCGGCTCCACATCCTGCGTGCGGTGGCCGACCACCGCACGGTGACGGCGGCTGCCGCCGCGCTGTACCTCACCCCGTCGGCGGTCTCGCAGCAGCTGACGGCCCTGGAGCAGGAGACCGGCCACCGGCTGGTCGAGCGCGGCGCCAAGGGCGTACGGCTGACTCCGGCCGGTGAGATCCTGCTCCGCCACACCCACGCGGTCCTCGCCCAGCTGGAGCGCGCCGGGGCCGAGCTCGCCGCCTACGGTTCGGGCCAGGCGGGCACGGTCACCGTCGCCTCCTTCGCCACCGGCATCGCCCTGGTCGTCGCGCCCGCGGTGACCCGCCTCGCCGGCACGGCGCCCGGTATCCGCATCCGCGTGCAGGACGCCGAGGGGGACGCCAGCCTGCCGATGGTGCTGGACCGGCAGGTCGACGTCGCGGTCGCCGTCGAGTACCGCGGGGCCCCGCGCGCCGACGACCCGCGCCTGGCGCACGTCCCGCTGTACGCCGAGCCCTTCGACGCGGTCGTCCCGGTCAGCCACCGCCTCGCCGACGCCGACGAGGTCCCGCTCGCGGAGCTGGCCAAGGACCCGTGGATCGGCCCCTACCCGGGCAACCCGTGCCACGAGGTGGTCGTCCTCGCCTGTGAGGGCGCCGGTTTCCAGCCTCGCCTCGAACACTCCTCGGACGACTTCCGTGCCGTGGTGGCCCTGGCGTCCGCCGACGTGGGCGTCGCCCTCGTGCCCCGTTCGGCGCTGCGCGGCATGGACCTCACCGGTGTGGTCGTCCGGCCCGTCGACGGTGTCGCGCCCACCCGCCGGGTGTTCGCGGCGGTACGGCGGGGCGCGGAGGAGCATCCCCTGATCCGTCCGGTGCTGGACGCGTTGGAGGCAGCTGCTCCGATGTGA
- a CDS encoding XRE family transcriptional regulator yields MDTRLGARLAGLRAERGWSLGELAERTGVSRSTLSRAERAEISPTASLLNRLCHVYGRTMSQLLSEVEAEPALLVRAAEQPVWEDRASGFVRRSVSPPHSGLRGELVEGRLAAGADLAYDRPPVPGLEQHVWVLSGALDVTTQDVEHHLATGDCLRMRVWGPTRFRCAGQEAARYVLAVVLP; encoded by the coding sequence GTGGACACCCGGCTCGGTGCGCGGCTCGCCGGGCTGCGGGCCGAACGCGGCTGGAGCCTCGGGGAGTTGGCGGAGCGGACCGGAGTGAGCCGGTCCACCCTGTCCCGGGCCGAGCGGGCGGAGATCAGCCCCACCGCCTCCCTCCTGAACCGGCTCTGTCACGTCTACGGCCGGACCATGTCCCAGCTCCTCAGCGAGGTCGAGGCGGAACCGGCGCTGCTGGTACGGGCCGCCGAACAGCCGGTGTGGGAGGACCGGGCCTCCGGTTTCGTACGGCGTTCCGTGTCCCCGCCGCACTCCGGGCTGCGCGGCGAGCTGGTGGAGGGGCGGCTCGCCGCGGGCGCCGACCTCGCGTACGACCGGCCGCCGGTGCCCGGCCTGGAACAGCACGTCTGGGTGCTGTCCGGAGCGCTCGACGTGACCACGCAGGACGTCGAGCACCACCTCGCCACCGGGGACTGCCTGCGGATGCGGGTGTGGGGTCCGACGCGCTTCCGGTGCGCCGGTCAGGAGGCGGCGCGGTACGTGCTGGCGGTGGTGCTGCCGTGA
- a CDS encoding GNAT family N-acetyltransferase, with protein MIVSRLDETQLNAAVEELADLLVDTVDDGASVGFLAPLDRETALAWWEERAAAAAAGRLAVWTAHDGDRTVGTVTLAFPDKPNSRHRAELVKLMVHRDARGQGLGRGLLTVAERAAAEAGVTLLHLDTETGSHAEHLYRAAGWTRAGVIPDYAADPAGALRPTTLYYKRVGARTDAQAGTLTR; from the coding sequence GTGATCGTCTCCCGGCTGGACGAAACGCAGCTGAACGCCGCTGTCGAGGAGTTGGCGGACCTGCTGGTCGACACCGTGGACGACGGGGCCTCGGTGGGATTCCTCGCCCCGCTCGACCGCGAGACGGCCCTCGCCTGGTGGGAGGAGCGCGCCGCCGCGGCCGCCGCCGGTCGACTCGCCGTGTGGACGGCGCACGACGGGGACCGGACCGTGGGCACGGTCACGCTGGCCTTCCCCGACAAACCCAACAGCCGCCACCGCGCCGAACTGGTCAAGCTGATGGTGCACCGGGACGCCCGGGGCCAGGGCCTGGGCCGCGGACTCCTGACCGTCGCGGAGCGGGCCGCGGCCGAGGCGGGCGTCACTCTCCTCCACCTGGACACGGAGACCGGCAGCCACGCCGAGCACCTCTACCGCGCGGCCGGCTGGACCAGGGCCGGTGTGATCCCCGACTACGCGGCCGACCCGGCCGGGGCACTGCGGCCGACGACGCTGTACTACAAGCGTGTAGGCGCCCGTACGGATGCCCAGGCGGGCACTCTCACCAGGTGA